In one window of Gossypium hirsutum isolate 1008001.06 chromosome A01, Gossypium_hirsutum_v2.1, whole genome shotgun sequence DNA:
- the LOC107939013 gene encoding alcohol dehydrogenase class-P yields the protein MSTAGQVIRCKAAVAWEAGKPLSIEEVEVAPPQKHEVRIKILFTALCHTDVYYWECKGYTPLFPRILGHEASGIVESVGEGVNDLKPGDHVLPIFTGECKECRHCLSEESNNMCELLRINCDRGVMLADGKTRFSINGKPIYHFVGTSTFSQYTVVHVGQVAKISPTAPLDKVCPISCGICTGFGATVNVAKPKKGQTVAVFGLGAVGLAAAEGARVCGASRIIAVDVNPRRFEEAKRFGITEFVNPKDYDKPVQEVIVEMTGGGVDRSVECTGSVQAMISAFECVHDGWGVCVLVGVPKKDDAFKTHPMNLLSERTLKGAFYGNYKPRTDIPMVVDKYLNKELGLDMDKFITHSVPFADINKAFDYMLQGIGLRCMIHLDA from the exons ATGAGCACTGCCGGTCAGGTTATTCGTTGCAAAG CTGCGGTGGCATGGGAGGCCGGGAAGCCACTATCTATAGAAGAAGTGGAAGTGGCACCACCCCAAAAACATGAAGTCCGTATTAAGATTCTCTTCACTGCTTTATGTCACACTGATGTATACTACTGGGAGTGTAAG GGTTACACTCCTCTGTTTCCTCGTATACTTGGTCATGAAGCCTCAGG GATCGTGGAGAGTGTGGGTGAGGGTGTGAATGATTTGAAACCTGGGGATCATGTGCTTCCTATCTTCACCGGAGAATGCAAAGAATGTCGCCACTGTCTGTCAGAAGAAAGCAATAACATGTGCGAACTGCTTAGGATCAACTGCGACCGAGGTGTTATGCTTGCTGATGGGAAAACCAGATTTTCCATCAACGGCAAGCCTATCTACCACTTTGTTGGAACCTCGACTTTTAGCCAATATACTGTCGTCCATGTTGGCCAGGTTGCCAAGATCAGTCCAACCGCCCCGCTTGATAAAGTCTGTCCCATTAGCTGTGGGATATGTACAGGTTTTGGGGCCACTGTAAATGTTGCCAAACCCAAAAAGGGTCAAACTGTTGCAGTTTTTGGACTGGGTGCCGTTGGTCTTGCC GCCGCTGAAGGTGCAAGGGTTTGTGGGGCTTCTCGGATCATCGCTGTTGATGTGAACCCCAGAAGATTTGAAGAAG CTAAGAGGTTTGGGATTACAGAATTTGTGAATCCAAAAGACTACGACAAACCTGTTCAAGAGGTGATTGTGGAGATGACCGGCGGAGGAGTGGATCGCAGTGTGGAGTGTACAGGGAGCGTCCAAGCCATGATTTCCGCTTTTGAATGCGTCCATGAT GGTTGGGGTGTTTGTGTGCTGGTGGGTGTGCCAAAGAAAGACGATGCATTCAAAACTCATCCAATGAATCTACTAAGTGAGAGGACCCTTAAGGGTGCTTTTTATGGCAACTATAAACCACGCACTGATATTCCTATGGTTGTCGACAAATATTTGAACAAG GAGCTGGGGCTGGATATGGACAAGTTCATCACACACTCTGTGCCTTTTGCCGATATAAACAAGGCATTCGACTACATGCTCCAGGGTATAGGTCTGAGATGCATGATTCATTTGGATGCTTAA
- the LOC107939004 gene encoding probable polyamine aminopropyl transferase isoform X6, translating to MLLLDSTHNVHSVLQKGDEKWTGSYWDEFVSLPPIVPEGPIAIYGLGGGTAAHLMLDVWPSLQLEGWEIDEILIDKAREYFGLSNLEKCNDVGGQLQVHIDDAFSHEQHRPSGYAGIIIDLFSDGKVLSQLQEVEIWLELSDRLMPGGRLMVNCGGVSESSLDGKVQHPSIDDIWMQNTTIKALAEAFPGQHVSLGVKGKPRKKLQIEPRNKKLNID from the exons ATGCTACTACTCGATTCCACTC ATAATGTCCATAGCGTTCTACAAAAGGGTGATGAGAAATGGACCGGATCATATTGG GACGAATTCGTTAGTTTGCCACCAATTGTACCTGAAGGTCCCATTGCAATCTACGGATTG GGCGGCGGAACAGCTGCACATTTGATGCTTGACGTGTGGCCTTCATTGCAGCTTGAAGGTTGGGAGATTGATGAAATA TTAATTGATAAAGCAAGAGAATATTTTGGGCTATCCAATCTTGAGAAGTGTAATGACGTTGGTGGTCAGCTTCAAGTTCACATTGATGATGCTTTTTCACATGAACAACATCGTCCTTCAGGCTATGCTG GCATCATTATTGACTTGTTCTCTGATGGAAAGGTTCTTTCACAGTTGCAAGAG GTTGAAATATGGTTGGAATTAAGTGATAGATTGATGCCTGGTGGTCGCCTTATGGTGAATTGTGGTGGTGTAAGTGAATCATCTTTGGATGGAAAAGTACAGCATCCATCCATTGATGACATTTGGATGCAAAATACTACCATCAAGGCATTAGCTGAAGCATTTCCTGGACAA CACGTGAGCTTGGGAGTGAAAGggaaaccaagaaagaaactacAAATTGAACCAAGAAACAAAAAGTTGAATATAGACTGA
- the LOC107939004 gene encoding probable polyamine aminopropyl transferase isoform X5, whose protein sequence is MLLLDSTHNVHSVLQKGDEKWTGSYWDEFVSLPPIVPEGPIAIYGLGGGTAAHLMLDVWPSLQLEGWEIDEILIDKAREYFGLSNLEKCNDVGGQLQVHIDDAFSHEQHRPSGYAGIIIDLFSDGKVLSQLQEVEIWLELSDRLMPGGRLMVNCGGVSESSLDGKVQHPSIDDIWMQNTTIKALAEAFPGQVNWKRMPESQGQNYLALTGPLPDLTSWSAMVPSCLSEAVKQWKHCRPLH, encoded by the exons ATGCTACTACTCGATTCCACTC ATAATGTCCATAGCGTTCTACAAAAGGGTGATGAGAAATGGACCGGATCATATTGG GACGAATTCGTTAGTTTGCCACCAATTGTACCTGAAGGTCCCATTGCAATCTACGGATTG GGCGGCGGAACAGCTGCACATTTGATGCTTGACGTGTGGCCTTCATTGCAGCTTGAAGGTTGGGAGATTGATGAAATA TTAATTGATAAAGCAAGAGAATATTTTGGGCTATCCAATCTTGAGAAGTGTAATGACGTTGGTGGTCAGCTTCAAGTTCACATTGATGATGCTTTTTCACATGAACAACATCGTCCTTCAGGCTATGCTG GCATCATTATTGACTTGTTCTCTGATGGAAAGGTTCTTTCACAGTTGCAAGAG GTTGAAATATGGTTGGAATTAAGTGATAGATTGATGCCTGGTGGTCGCCTTATGGTGAATTGTGGTGGTGTAAGTGAATCATCTTTGGATGGAAAAGTACAGCATCCATCCATTGATGACATTTGGATGCAAAATACTACCATCAAGGCATTAGCTGAAGCATTTCCTGGACAA GTCAACTGGAAGAGAATGCCTGAAAGCCAAGGACAAAACTATCTTGCCCTAACAGGACCTTTGCCAGATTTGACCTCATGGTCAGCTATGGTCCCAAGTTGTCTAAGTGAAGCTGTGAAACAATGGAAGCATTGTAGGCCCCTTCATTGA
- the LOC107939004 gene encoding uncharacterized protein isoform X3: MFWPSISLSPTAIASPPFPLTELFFPPLSPTPTLTPANFKLRSSSTCCTKTDLTSQHEETPPNPYPKQDETPQAAAAAEEETFQVLTAIHTQYNDILIFDTPQSRMLLLDSTHNVHSVLQKGDEKWTGSYWDEFVSLPPIVPEGPIAIYGLGGGTAAHLMLDVWPSLQLEGWEIDEILIDKAREYFGLSNLEKCNDVGGQLQVHIDDAFSHEQHRPSGYAGIIIDLFSDGKVLSQLQEVNWKRMPESQGQNYLALTGPLPDLTSWSAMVPSCLSEAVKQWKHCRPLH, encoded by the exons ATGTTTTGGCCATCAATTTCATTGTCACCAACAGCAATAGCATCGCCCCCTTTCCCTCTCACTGAATTATTCTTCCCTCCGCTTTCTCCTACTCCTACTCTCACTCCTGCTAACTTCAAATTACGCTCTTCATCCACTTGTTGTACGAAAACAGACTTAACAAGTCAACATGAAGAAACACCACCAAATCCTTATCCAAAACAAGACGAAACGCCacaagcagcagcagcagcagaagAAGAAACCTTTCAAGTGCTGACAGCCATCCATACGCAATACAATGACATTCTCATTTTCGACACTCCTCAATCTAGGATGCTACTACTCGATTCCACTC ATAATGTCCATAGCGTTCTACAAAAGGGTGATGAGAAATGGACCGGATCATATTGG GACGAATTCGTTAGTTTGCCACCAATTGTACCTGAAGGTCCCATTGCAATCTACGGATTG GGCGGCGGAACAGCTGCACATTTGATGCTTGACGTGTGGCCTTCATTGCAGCTTGAAGGTTGGGAGATTGATGAAATA TTAATTGATAAAGCAAGAGAATATTTTGGGCTATCCAATCTTGAGAAGTGTAATGACGTTGGTGGTCAGCTTCAAGTTCACATTGATGATGCTTTTTCACATGAACAACATCGTCCTTCAGGCTATGCTG GCATCATTATTGACTTGTTCTCTGATGGAAAGGTTCTTTCACAGTTGCAAGAG GTCAACTGGAAGAGAATGCCTGAAAGCCAAGGACAAAACTATCTTGCCCTAACAGGACCTTTGCCAGATTTGACCTCATGGTCAGCTATGGTCCCAAGTTGTCTAAGTGAAGCTGTGAAACAATGGAAGCATTGTAGGCCCCTTCATTGA
- the LOC107939004 gene encoding uncharacterized protein isoform X1 produces MFWPSISLSPTAIASPPFPLTELFFPPLSPTPTLTPANFKLRSSSTCCTKTDLTSQHEETPPNPYPKQDETPQAAAAAEEETFQVLTAIHTQYNDILIFDTPQSRMLLLDSTHNVHSVLQKGDEKWTGSYWDEFVSLPPIVPEGPIAIYGLGGGTAAHLMLDVWPSLQLEGWEIDEILIDKAREYFGLSNLEKCNDVGGQLQVHIDDAFSHEQHRPSGYAGIIIDLFSDGKVLSQLQEVEIWLELSDRLMPGGRLMVNCGGVSESSLDGKVQHPSIDDIWMQNTTIKALAEAFPGQVNWKRMPESQGQNYLALTGPLPDLTSWSAMVPSCLSEAVKQWKHCRPLH; encoded by the exons ATGTTTTGGCCATCAATTTCATTGTCACCAACAGCAATAGCATCGCCCCCTTTCCCTCTCACTGAATTATTCTTCCCTCCGCTTTCTCCTACTCCTACTCTCACTCCTGCTAACTTCAAATTACGCTCTTCATCCACTTGTTGTACGAAAACAGACTTAACAAGTCAACATGAAGAAACACCACCAAATCCTTATCCAAAACAAGACGAAACGCCacaagcagcagcagcagcagaagAAGAAACCTTTCAAGTGCTGACAGCCATCCATACGCAATACAATGACATTCTCATTTTCGACACTCCTCAATCTAGGATGCTACTACTCGATTCCACTC ATAATGTCCATAGCGTTCTACAAAAGGGTGATGAGAAATGGACCGGATCATATTGG GACGAATTCGTTAGTTTGCCACCAATTGTACCTGAAGGTCCCATTGCAATCTACGGATTG GGCGGCGGAACAGCTGCACATTTGATGCTTGACGTGTGGCCTTCATTGCAGCTTGAAGGTTGGGAGATTGATGAAATA TTAATTGATAAAGCAAGAGAATATTTTGGGCTATCCAATCTTGAGAAGTGTAATGACGTTGGTGGTCAGCTTCAAGTTCACATTGATGATGCTTTTTCACATGAACAACATCGTCCTTCAGGCTATGCTG GCATCATTATTGACTTGTTCTCTGATGGAAAGGTTCTTTCACAGTTGCAAGAG GTTGAAATATGGTTGGAATTAAGTGATAGATTGATGCCTGGTGGTCGCCTTATGGTGAATTGTGGTGGTGTAAGTGAATCATCTTTGGATGGAAAAGTACAGCATCCATCCATTGATGACATTTGGATGCAAAATACTACCATCAAGGCATTAGCTGAAGCATTTCCTGGACAA GTCAACTGGAAGAGAATGCCTGAAAGCCAAGGACAAAACTATCTTGCCCTAACAGGACCTTTGCCAGATTTGACCTCATGGTCAGCTATGGTCCCAAGTTGTCTAAGTGAAGCTGTGAAACAATGGAAGCATTGTAGGCCCCTTCATTGA
- the LOC107939004 gene encoding uncharacterized protein isoform X4: protein MTFSFSTLLNLGCYYSIPLIMSIAFYKRVMRNGPDHIGYAVKKPLLLFFHHDEFVSLPPIVPEGPIAIYGLGGGTAAHLMLDVWPSLQLEGWEIDEILIDKAREYFGLSNLEKCNDVGGQLQVHIDDAFSHEQHRPSGYAGIIIDLFSDGKVLSQLQEVEIWLELSDRLMPGGRLMVNCGGVSESSLDGKVQHPSIDDIWMQNTTIKALAEAFPGQVNWKRMPESQGQNYLALTGPLPDLTSWSAMVPSCLSEAVKQWKHCRPLH, encoded by the exons ATGACATTCTCATTTTCGACACTCCTCAATCTAGGATGCTACTACTCGATTCCACTC ATAATGTCCATAGCGTTCTACAAAAGGGTGATGAGAAATGGACCGGATCATATTGGGTATGCTGTGAAGAAGCCTCTTCTTTTGTTCTTTCATCAT GACGAATTCGTTAGTTTGCCACCAATTGTACCTGAAGGTCCCATTGCAATCTACGGATTG GGCGGCGGAACAGCTGCACATTTGATGCTTGACGTGTGGCCTTCATTGCAGCTTGAAGGTTGGGAGATTGATGAAATA TTAATTGATAAAGCAAGAGAATATTTTGGGCTATCCAATCTTGAGAAGTGTAATGACGTTGGTGGTCAGCTTCAAGTTCACATTGATGATGCTTTTTCACATGAACAACATCGTCCTTCAGGCTATGCTG GCATCATTATTGACTTGTTCTCTGATGGAAAGGTTCTTTCACAGTTGCAAGAG GTTGAAATATGGTTGGAATTAAGTGATAGATTGATGCCTGGTGGTCGCCTTATGGTGAATTGTGGTGGTGTAAGTGAATCATCTTTGGATGGAAAAGTACAGCATCCATCCATTGATGACATTTGGATGCAAAATACTACCATCAAGGCATTAGCTGAAGCATTTCCTGGACAA GTCAACTGGAAGAGAATGCCTGAAAGCCAAGGACAAAACTATCTTGCCCTAACAGGACCTTTGCCAGATTTGACCTCATGGTCAGCTATGGTCCCAAGTTGTCTAAGTGAAGCTGTGAAACAATGGAAGCATTGTAGGCCCCTTCATTGA
- the LOC107939004 gene encoding probable polyamine aminopropyl transferase isoform X2 — MFWPSISLSPTAIASPPFPLTELFFPPLSPTPTLTPANFKLRSSSTCCTKTDLTSQHEETPPNPYPKQDETPQAAAAAEEETFQVLTAIHTQYNDILIFDTPQSRMLLLDSTHNVHSVLQKGDEKWTGSYWDEFVSLPPIVPEGPIAIYGLGGGTAAHLMLDVWPSLQLEGWEIDEILIDKAREYFGLSNLEKCNDVGGQLQVHIDDAFSHEQHRPSGYAGIIIDLFSDGKVLSQLQEVEIWLELSDRLMPGGRLMVNCGGVSESSLDGKVQHPSIDDIWMQNTTIKALAEAFPGQHVSLGVKGKPRKKLQIEPRNKKLNID; from the exons ATGTTTTGGCCATCAATTTCATTGTCACCAACAGCAATAGCATCGCCCCCTTTCCCTCTCACTGAATTATTCTTCCCTCCGCTTTCTCCTACTCCTACTCTCACTCCTGCTAACTTCAAATTACGCTCTTCATCCACTTGTTGTACGAAAACAGACTTAACAAGTCAACATGAAGAAACACCACCAAATCCTTATCCAAAACAAGACGAAACGCCacaagcagcagcagcagcagaagAAGAAACCTTTCAAGTGCTGACAGCCATCCATACGCAATACAATGACATTCTCATTTTCGACACTCCTCAATCTAGGATGCTACTACTCGATTCCACTC ATAATGTCCATAGCGTTCTACAAAAGGGTGATGAGAAATGGACCGGATCATATTGG GACGAATTCGTTAGTTTGCCACCAATTGTACCTGAAGGTCCCATTGCAATCTACGGATTG GGCGGCGGAACAGCTGCACATTTGATGCTTGACGTGTGGCCTTCATTGCAGCTTGAAGGTTGGGAGATTGATGAAATA TTAATTGATAAAGCAAGAGAATATTTTGGGCTATCCAATCTTGAGAAGTGTAATGACGTTGGTGGTCAGCTTCAAGTTCACATTGATGATGCTTTTTCACATGAACAACATCGTCCTTCAGGCTATGCTG GCATCATTATTGACTTGTTCTCTGATGGAAAGGTTCTTTCACAGTTGCAAGAG GTTGAAATATGGTTGGAATTAAGTGATAGATTGATGCCTGGTGGTCGCCTTATGGTGAATTGTGGTGGTGTAAGTGAATCATCTTTGGATGGAAAAGTACAGCATCCATCCATTGATGACATTTGGATGCAAAATACTACCATCAAGGCATTAGCTGAAGCATTTCCTGGACAA CACGTGAGCTTGGGAGTGAAAGggaaaccaagaaagaaactacAAATTGAACCAAGAAACAAAAAGTTGAATATAGACTGA